From Chloroflexota bacterium, a single genomic window includes:
- a CDS encoding nucleotidyltransferase domain-containing protein: MTNQTLDHEILDDIVRRVVDVAQPEKIILFGSAARGEMGPNSDIDLLVIKDEDDARGLSARIHRELRGVRVAVDAIVVAPRHIERYKNSHALVIKPALREGTVVYEAA, encoded by the coding sequence ATGACGAACCAGACACTCGACCACGAAATCCTGGATGACATCGTTCGTCGGGTTGTCGACGTGGCCCAGCCCGAGAAGATCATTCTCTTCGGGTCCGCCGCACGCGGCGAGATGGGGCCGAACAGCGACATCGACTTGCTGGTCATCAAGGACGAAGACGACGCGCGTGGTCTGTCGGCGCGGATCCACCGAGAGCTGCGGGGAGTGCGAGTCGCCGTTGACGCGATTGTCGTCGCGCCGAGGCACATCGAACGCTACAAGAACAGCCATGCGCTGGTAATCAAGCCTGCCCTTCGGGAGGGGACCGTGGTCTATGAAGCCGCCTGA
- a CDS encoding helicase-related protein — MSEPEPPREGQRLIGPLFDEPMLVETVRAAGPGAWTLGLVGQQSEQFRRATLTTSDIAQLTISEPTLSYDGDGELLRLGLQAYALGIAYEFDPYFGLSISRVDPLPHQLEAVYDHLLKLPSVRFLLADDAGAGKTIMAGLLVRELKLRGLVERVLVVCPANLTFQWQRELREKFDEQFLVLKGSNIRDQFGVNQWLEQPRVITSLDLAKRADILPGLRQVRWDLVIVDEAHRMSARDETHKSQRYRLGELLRDSADHVLLLTATPHKGDPQNFTLFLQLLDQDVYADVKSIREAMEQQRAPFYLRRTKEAMVYFPEQQPDGSWAAAPVFTKRFTHTAGFAIDGDEYELYDQVTRFVKRQSLRAASRGDDRRARAVGFLMSLYQRRLASSTYAMRLSLENRAKRLEDGLVQAEDLARTAPPDLPDLEDLDELEDSERERLERLLEAVTLAGNADEVRREISELHELAIRARSVEKLQTEAKLRRLEEILREEGFFDNPDQRLLIFTEFRDTLSYLVEKLENWGLRTGTIHGSMSPGSRDEPGTRLHAEQQFRDGKIQVLVATEAAGEGINLQCCNFLFNYDIPWNPNRLEQRMGRIHRYGQRLDCLIFNFVATNTIEGRVLQRLLDKLQEIRNALDDDAVFNVVGEVLPAAHVERVFRDYYAGRLGDADLEERLLRDVDEVRFRDICQTALEGLAAKRLNLDMLVERRARAQERRMVPETIARFMAACAENAALTLTPVRHMPHSFDPGRTSSVLKAYDRAPDWKLADIASRYPRLSTDRETAEAGSLEWVTPGHSLFEALRRHGLEAGREAFAKGACFHSLDHEMPARLDIYRARVVDGLSNVIHERLFTVELADGDTPRLREPEILGNLTPAVPPDDLPAVASLPEPSTWLHEHALAPFIDREREERLAEVDRIAEHVELALTEVLQRTDQEIGRAVEEVEQQIPGAEGRKAQAEARYDEVLTRRDRRRRELTRQRALTLQGVERLASVLVLPHPEIEHPEVRRLRPNPETEMTAMRVVMEHEKSEGRLVEDVHTKNLGYDVTSLDTKSGELRLIEVKGLAAASGTILLTPNERRVAEDRRDCYWLYVVTNCAGDPQLQEPVKDPAQRPWHEVRKVQHYWLQVDALTQPVVLNESERQYQTLNDK; from the coding sequence GTGAGCGAACCTGAACCGCCAAGAGAAGGCCAGCGGCTGATCGGACCGTTGTTCGATGAGCCAATGCTGGTCGAGACTGTACGAGCGGCGGGTCCAGGCGCGTGGACCCTTGGACTCGTCGGTCAGCAATCGGAACAGTTCCGCCGCGCCACGCTCACCACGAGTGACATTGCTCAACTCACGATCAGCGAGCCCACGCTGTCATACGACGGTGACGGAGAGCTGCTTCGCCTCGGACTCCAGGCCTACGCGCTCGGCATCGCCTACGAGTTTGATCCCTACTTCGGGCTGTCAATCTCGCGCGTCGACCCGTTGCCGCACCAGCTTGAAGCCGTGTACGACCATCTCCTCAAGCTTCCCAGTGTGCGCTTCTTGCTCGCCGATGACGCAGGCGCCGGCAAGACCATCATGGCCGGCCTGCTGGTCCGCGAGCTCAAGCTCCGAGGACTTGTCGAACGCGTCCTCGTCGTCTGTCCTGCCAATTTGACGTTTCAGTGGCAGCGCGAGCTCAGGGAAAAGTTCGACGAGCAGTTCCTGGTGCTCAAGGGCTCAAACATCCGCGATCAGTTCGGCGTCAACCAGTGGTTGGAGCAGCCGCGCGTCATCACGTCGCTCGATCTGGCCAAGCGCGCCGACATCCTGCCCGGGCTGCGGCAGGTGCGCTGGGATCTGGTGATCGTGGACGAGGCTCACCGCATGTCGGCCAGGGATGAGACGCACAAGAGCCAGCGGTACCGGCTGGGGGAATTGCTGCGCGACAGTGCCGATCACGTGCTTCTGCTGACTGCCACGCCGCACAAGGGTGACCCGCAAAACTTCACTCTCTTCCTCCAGCTACTCGACCAAGATGTCTACGCCGACGTGAAGTCGATCCGCGAAGCGATGGAACAGCAGCGCGCGCCCTTCTACCTGCGCCGAACTAAGGAAGCGATGGTCTATTTCCCGGAACAGCAACCGGACGGCAGCTGGGCCGCTGCACCCGTATTCACCAAGCGCTTCACGCACACGGCCGGCTTTGCCATTGACGGTGACGAGTACGAGCTGTACGACCAGGTCACTCGCTTTGTGAAGCGCCAGAGCCTCCGCGCGGCATCGCGGGGAGACGACCGGCGGGCGCGTGCCGTCGGCTTCCTCATGTCGCTGTACCAGCGCCGGCTTGCCTCTAGCACCTACGCCATGCGCCTCTCGCTCGAGAATCGGGCCAAGCGGCTGGAGGACGGACTCGTACAGGCCGAGGACCTGGCGCGGACAGCGCCACCCGATCTTCCTGACTTGGAAGACTTAGACGAACTCGAAGACTCCGAGCGCGAACGCCTGGAGCGGCTGCTGGAAGCCGTCACGCTGGCTGGAAATGCCGATGAGGTTCGCCGGGAAATCTCTGAGCTCCACGAATTGGCAATCCGGGCAAGGTCCGTGGAGAAGTTGCAGACCGAGGCCAAGCTGCGGCGCCTCGAGGAAATCCTGCGGGAGGAGGGGTTCTTCGACAACCCTGACCAGCGCCTTCTGATTTTCACCGAGTTTCGAGACACACTGAGCTACTTGGTGGAGAAGCTCGAGAATTGGGGGCTCCGGACCGGCACCATCCACGGCAGCATGTCGCCGGGCTCGCGCGACGAGCCTGGCACACGTCTCCACGCCGAGCAGCAGTTCCGCGACGGCAAGATTCAGGTCCTGGTGGCCACGGAGGCGGCGGGTGAGGGCATCAACCTGCAGTGCTGCAACTTCCTCTTCAACTACGACATCCCCTGGAATCCCAATCGCCTGGAACAGCGCATGGGGCGCATCCACCGGTATGGCCAACGGCTCGACTGCCTAATCTTCAACTTCGTCGCTACCAATACGATCGAGGGGCGCGTGCTGCAGCGGCTGCTGGACAAGCTGCAGGAAATCCGCAACGCCCTGGATGACGACGCCGTGTTCAACGTGGTTGGCGAGGTGCTGCCCGCGGCCCACGTAGAGCGCGTGTTCCGGGACTACTACGCGGGCAGGTTGGGCGACGCCGATCTAGAGGAGCGGCTGCTGAGGGACGTGGATGAAGTGCGCTTCCGCGATATCTGCCAGACGGCGCTGGAGGGCCTGGCAGCCAAGCGGCTGAACCTCGACATGCTCGTCGAACGCCGCGCCCGCGCCCAGGAGCGCCGCATGGTGCCCGAGACCATCGCCCGTTTCATGGCGGCCTGCGCGGAAAACGCTGCGCTCACGCTCACGCCGGTGCGCCACATGCCCCATTCGTTCGATCCTGGCCGCACGTCCTCAGTGCTCAAGGCCTACGACCGCGCTCCGGACTGGAAACTGGCCGACATTGCGTCCCGCTATCCGCGTCTATCCACCGACCGCGAGACGGCGGAGGCTGGCAGCCTGGAATGGGTCACGCCCGGACATTCACTCTTCGAAGCCTTGCGGCGGCATGGTCTCGAGGCGGGACGAGAGGCTTTCGCCAAAGGCGCCTGCTTCCATTCGCTGGATCACGAGATGCCGGCTCGGCTCGATATCTACCGCGCGAGAGTTGTGGACGGCCTAAGTAACGTCATCCACGAACGGCTATTCACAGTGGAATTGGCCGACGGCGACACGCCCCGCCTGCGGGAGCCGGAGATCCTCGGAAATCTGACGCCCGCCGTCCCGCCCGACGATCTGCCTGCCGTGGCGTCTTTGCCAGAACCAAGCACCTGGCTGCATGAGCATGCTCTCGCGCCGTTCATCGACAGAGAGCGCGAAGAGCGGCTGGCCGAGGTCGATCGCATCGCCGAGCATGTCGAGTTGGCCTTGACCGAGGTGCTGCAGCGCACCGACCAGGAGATCGGCCGCGCCGTCGAGGAGGTGGAGCAGCAGATTCCGGGCGCCGAGGGCCGCAAGGCCCAGGCCGAAGCTCGCTACGACGAAGTGCTGACACGCCGCGACCGTCGACGGCGCGAGCTCACCCGGCAGCGCGCGCTGACACTGCAGGGCGTCGAGCGGCTGGCCAGCGTGCTCGTGCTACCCCATCCAGAGATTGAGCACCCGGAGGTTAGGCGACTGCGGCCCAATCCGGAGACAGAGATGACGGCCATGCGGGTGGTTATGGAACACGAGAAGTCCGAAGGACGGCTGGTGGAGGACGTGCACACCAAGAACCTCGGCTACGACGTGACGAGCCTCGACACGAAGTCCGGCGAGCTGCGGCTCATCGAGGTGAAGGGACTGGCTGCCGCGTCCGGGACCATCTTGCTCACACCCAATGAGCGCCGTGTCGCCGAGGACCGCCGCGACTGCTACTGGCTGTACGTCGTCACCAATTGCGCGGGAGACCCTCAATTGCAGGAGCCGGTCAAGGATCCGGCCCAGCGCCCGTGGCACGAAGTCCGCAAAGTGCAACACTATTGGCTGCAAGTGGATGCCCTCACGCAGCCCGTGGTGCTCAACGAATCTGAACGGCAATATCAGACCCTGAATGACAAGTAG
- a CDS encoding HEPN domain-containing protein, translating into MKPPERYPPDDPREWLNRARSNLSKARNHSLGIYLEDLCFDAQQAAEKAVKAVLLARGIEFPYVHDLGLLLTLLEDAGEAVPEVIRQAERLNPYATTARYPGIAAPVSEPEYAEALGIAEAVVSWAAARI; encoded by the coding sequence ATGAAGCCGCCTGAGCGGTACCCGCCCGATGACCCGCGCGAATGGCTGAACCGGGCTCGAAGCAATCTGTCGAAGGCTCGTAACCACAGCCTGGGCATCTACCTCGAGGATCTATGCTTTGACGCTCAGCAGGCGGCCGAGAAAGCCGTCAAGGCTGTGTTGCTTGCTCGTGGCATTGAGTTCCCGTACGTGCACGACTTGGGCCTGCTGCTGACCTTGCTTGAAGACGCTGGCGAGGCTGTCCCGGAAGTGATTCGTCAGGCTGAGAGGCTCAACCCGTACGCCACGACAGCCCGCTATCCCGGCATCGCCGCCCCGGTGTCTGAGCCCGAGTACGCCGAGGCATTGGGCATTGCGGAAGCGGTGGTCAGTTGGGCCGCGGCACGCATCTGA
- a CDS encoding replication-relaxation family protein: MPAQHPFARQLQVLRVLRLHRYLSVEQIAALVFTTSSRRACQACCTKLHRKGYVHRFELTRGGLGGGRSSYIYALAPAGAQVLSQAADIPIVDIPVDPDAPTARSVFVRHQLAANRCLVAVWQASRQSPGTHVRQWTSDPFSRVRYLPRGAKLQRSVHPDAIVMLQVHDREHWAFLEVDRGTQPLKRYAAKVLRYARFWLSRTWPSVYPMFPALRVVSMSAARAAAIAELAADVIDQFDQLPYERLRDGIYVAATSEAELVADPFGAIWRPAYGPRDAKHAWCVDGPSAPAAPR, encoded by the coding sequence ATGCCCGCCCAGCACCCCTTCGCCCGGCAACTTCAAGTCCTGCGGGTGCTTCGTCTTCACCGCTATCTCTCCGTGGAGCAGATTGCCGCCCTCGTCTTCACCACCTCCAGCCGGCGCGCCTGTCAGGCCTGTTGCACCAAGCTCCATCGCAAAGGCTACGTTCACCGCTTTGAACTCACTCGTGGTGGTCTTGGTGGTGGTCGTTCCAGTTACATCTATGCACTCGCCCCTGCAGGCGCTCAGGTGCTCTCCCAGGCTGCCGACATTCCGATCGTGGACATCCCCGTAGATCCCGATGCTCCCACCGCTCGATCTGTCTTTGTGCGTCACCAGCTCGCTGCCAATCGTTGTCTCGTGGCCGTTTGGCAAGCCTCCAGACAGAGTCCCGGAACCCACGTCCGCCAGTGGACCTCAGACCCCTTCAGTCGCGTGCGGTACCTGCCAAGGGGAGCGAAGCTCCAGCGGAGCGTGCATCCCGACGCCATTGTCATGCTGCAGGTCCATGATCGTGAGCACTGGGCCTTCCTGGAAGTCGACCGCGGGACCCAGCCGCTCAAGCGTTATGCGGCCAAGGTCCTCCGCTACGCCCGCTTCTGGCTCTCCAGGACTTGGCCGTCCGTCTACCCGATGTTCCCAGCCCTGCGCGTGGTGAGTATGTCGGCGGCGCGGGCGGCGGCGATCGCGGAACTGGCGGCGGATGTCATCGACCAGTTCGATCAGTTGCCCTACGAGCGCCTGCGTGACGGGATTTACGTGGCGGCGACTTCGGAGGCGGAGCTGGTGGCCGATCCCTTCGGGGCCATCTGGCGGCCGGCCTACGGACCGCGCGACGCCAAGCACGCGTGGTGCGTCGACGGCCCGTCGGCGCCTGCAGCGCCACGCTGA
- a CDS encoding SIR2 family protein, with translation MTSSDKAGRPSLTEDIAKTALRDFFRDKPFVFLGSGMSCALDPRFGMPALTEELTNSVTVDGCNSRQAMQWNEALKSLKSGHDLEAALDNVADSELVAAITHATAEFISKIDRQFSLRLSKGDIEWPAAGFFKRIVDTLPPSDSTLHVLTPNYDTLFEHSCDYHSIPYTTGFCGGIQRDLDWAMAAQSMQYKRNVMQGSRMRTVTKYRKHIRVYKVHGSLNLFFHNNVLVENNSWMWNAPGFASRVMITPGLSKFRELQIHRRELLASADAAIDKASRFLFLGYGFNDNHLESYINRKLIDHSCKGLIVTRDSNVRIESLLDRADNLWLVCKIPEEDACGTRIFNRQYADWLRLPGKQLWDISKFTVELIGD, from the coding sequence ATGACAAGTAGCGACAAAGCAGGAAGACCGTCCCTTACCGAGGATATTGCGAAGACGGCTTTGCGCGATTTCTTTCGCGACAAGCCATTTGTCTTTCTGGGGAGTGGTATGTCGTGTGCACTTGACCCGCGCTTCGGAATGCCGGCGCTCACGGAGGAACTCACGAACTCAGTCACCGTTGATGGCTGCAATTCCAGGCAAGCTATGCAGTGGAACGAAGCCTTGAAATCCCTCAAGAGCGGACACGATCTCGAGGCTGCACTCGACAACGTCGCGGACTCCGAACTAGTGGCTGCCATCACACATGCGACGGCTGAGTTCATTTCGAAAATCGATCGTCAATTTTCTTTAAGGTTGTCTAAGGGTGACATCGAGTGGCCAGCGGCGGGGTTCTTCAAGCGCATAGTGGACACGCTTCCACCATCAGATAGCACGCTGCATGTCTTAACACCGAACTATGACACGCTATTTGAGCACAGCTGCGATTATCACTCTATACCATATACAACCGGATTCTGTGGTGGAATTCAGCGCGATCTTGATTGGGCAATGGCGGCGCAGTCTATGCAGTATAAACGCAATGTGATGCAGGGCAGCCGGATGCGCACCGTTACGAAATACCGCAAACACATCCGCGTATATAAGGTTCATGGCTCGCTTAATCTATTCTTTCATAATAATGTGCTAGTCGAGAACAATTCGTGGATGTGGAATGCGCCCGGTTTTGCGAGCCGCGTGATGATTACTCCAGGGCTTTCGAAGTTTCGAGAATTGCAGATTCATAGACGCGAACTATTGGCTTCTGCTGACGCGGCAATCGACAAAGCGTCTCGGTTCTTATTTCTCGGCTATGGCTTCAACGACAATCATCTTGAATCATACATCAATCGCAAGCTCATTGACCATTCGTGCAAGGGGCTTATTGTGACTAGAGACTCAAACGTGCGGATTGAATCGCTACTCGATCGGGCAGACAACCTTTGGCTTGTCTGCAAGATTCCGGAGGAGGACGCATGTGGGACGCGTATTTTCAATAGGCAGTACGCCGATTGGCTTAGGTTGCCAGGGAAGCAACTGTGGGATATTTCGAAGTTCACAGTGGAACTGATTGGGGACTGA